Proteins from a genomic interval of Actinomycetota bacterium:
- a CDS encoding 1-acyl-sn-glycerol-3-phosphate acyltransferase, whose amino-acid sequence MSRAPVGWWLRLDVDGVDRLPTSGPVIVASHHRSHLDSVVLGAAAQRRLTFLGSAHLAAPPVIGSLLQWGGMMLVQRGSGETDVVERCVEVLDRGGALVIFPEGGRSRDGQVYRPRSGVARIASAAGCPVVPVGINGTAEAWPVDRFPRLLSRHHVRVAFGDPLDAPEDDPSVRSDFADRLHDALVELSDAPRADGLNLGTSA is encoded by the coding sequence GTGAGCAGGGCGCCGGTTGGATGGTGGCTGCGGCTGGACGTCGACGGCGTCGATCGCCTGCCCACGTCCGGACCGGTGATCGTCGCCTCGCACCACCGGTCGCACCTCGACTCGGTGGTGCTGGGCGCCGCGGCGCAACGACGGCTGACGTTCCTCGGGTCGGCGCACCTGGCCGCCCCGCCGGTGATCGGGTCGCTGCTGCAGTGGGGGGGGATGATGCTGGTCCAGCGTGGCAGCGGTGAGACCGACGTCGTGGAGCGGTGCGTGGAGGTCCTCGACCGTGGCGGAGCGCTGGTCATCTTCCCCGAGGGCGGCCGCAGCCGAGACGGGCAGGTCTACCGGCCCCGCAGCGGCGTGGCCCGGATCGCGTCCGCCGCCGGCTGCCCGGTGGTGCCGGTGGGGATCAACGGGACCGCCGAGGCGTGGCCAGTCGATCGCTTCCCTCGGCTGCTGAGCCGCCACCACGTGCGGGTGGCGTTCGGCGATCCGCTGGACGCTCCGGAGGACGATCCCTCGGTGCGCAGCGACTTCGCGGATCGCCTCCACGACGCACTCGTCGA
- a CDS encoding beta-ketoacyl-ACP synthase II, with product FGCGIGGVITWEEQHASFMEKNKVSPFMIPKMLSNMAAGQVAIELGARGPNLTVNTACAASATAIHIARDLLASGTADAMLAGGTEASITPLSTAGFAKMGALSKRKDETASRPFDADRDGFVMGEGAGMLVLERAEDARARGATPLAVLAGAGSSADAHHQTSPPEEGGGAVLAMQRALADAGMEPGDIDHINAHGTSTPLNDKSESIAIRRVFGDSTDQVGVSSTKGVTGHTLGAAGGIEAVFTVLALRDGVIPPTANLEELDDEIDIDVVHGEARQGEVRAALSNSFGFGGQNASLLFRKV from the coding sequence CGTTCGGCTGCGGGATCGGCGGGGTGATCACCTGGGAGGAGCAGCACGCCTCCTTCATGGAGAAGAACAAGGTCAGCCCGTTCATGATCCCCAAGATGCTGTCGAACATGGCTGCCGGCCAGGTCGCCATCGAGCTCGGCGCACGCGGCCCGAACCTGACCGTCAACACCGCCTGTGCAGCCAGCGCCACGGCGATCCACATCGCACGTGACCTGCTGGCATCGGGGACGGCCGACGCGATGCTCGCCGGCGGGACCGAAGCGTCGATCACGCCACTGTCCACCGCCGGGTTCGCCAAGATGGGGGCGCTGTCCAAACGCAAGGACGAGACAGCGTCGCGGCCGTTCGATGCCGACCGTGACGGTTTCGTGATGGGTGAGGGCGCCGGGATGCTGGTGCTGGAGCGGGCGGAGGACGCCCGTGCCCGCGGCGCGACCCCGCTGGCGGTGCTGGCCGGAGCCGGTAGCTCCGCCGATGCGCACCACCAGACTTCACCACCCGAGGAAGGTGGCGGCGCGGTGCTCGCCATGCAGCGTGCACTGGCCGACGCCGGCATGGAGCCGGGTGACATCGACCACATCAACGCGCACGGCACCTCCACTCCGCTGAACGACAAATCGGAGTCGATCGCGATCCGACGGGTGTTCGGGGACTCCACCGACCAGGTCGGCGTCAGTTCCACCAAGGGGGTCACCGGACACACGCTCGGCGCGGCCGGGGGGATCGAGGCGGTGTTCACCGTCCTCGCCCTGCGTGACGGCGTGATCCCACCCACCGCGAACCTCGAAGAGCTCGACGACGAGATCGACATCGATGTGGTGCACGGTGAGGCTCGCCAGGGCGAGGTACGGGCCGCCCTGTCCAACTCGTTCGGCTTCGGGGGGCAGAACGCGTCACTGCTGTTCCGCAAGGTCTGA